The genomic segment GCCGGAGTAAAGTTTGATCCGACGGATCAAGAATTGATAGAACATCTTGAAGCAAAAGTTGAAGGAAAAGAATCAATATCCCATCCTCTAATTGATGAATTTATTCCTACTATTGAAGGTGAAGATGGGATTTGTTATACACATCCCGAAAAGCTTCCAGGTCTGAACTGCTCTCaccatataatttatttttttaatcttataaattttcattttatttcatttagTGTGTGTATTGGATACGGTAGCTCAATCTGCCACGATTCAAGTAGATAGGTTTTACTATGATATTTTCTTGGAAGATAAACAATTTTTCTGACTAtggtttgttttatttatttttttaatagtcTCTCCAAGTTTCACTtcaaagaaatttaaatttcaagattCTGTTGCACCTAAATAAACCTAACTTtgattttatttctttctttctagGAGTGACAAGAGATGGACTTAGCAGACATTTCTTCCATAGACCCTCCAAAGCTTACACAACCGGtacaagaaaaagaagaaaaattcaaaCCGAATGCGACTTACAAGGTGGCGAAACGCGGTGGCATAAGACAGGCAAAACCAGGCCAGTCATGGTGAATGGCAAGCAAAAAGGGTGCAAGAAAATCTTGGTCTTGTACACAAACTTTGGGAAAAACAGAAAGCCCGAGAAAACGAATTGGGTGATGCATCAATACCATTTAGGCCAACATGAAGAAGAAAGAGAAGGGGAACTTGTGGTTTCCAAGATTTTCTATCAGACACAACCAAGGCAATGCAACTGGTCTTCGGAGAAAAGTAGTGTTAATGCCGTTTTAGGCGAGGGGTTAAGCGTCGAGCCAAATAGCCAGAAAGAAAGTGGCAGTGGGCGTTGTTCTAATAAGGAAATGATCCCCCAAAGAGACGAATTTTCAGCTGCCGTTGTAAATGTTGGCGCACCTATTCCATGTTATAGTGCTATAGATCATATCCAGCAGTTGAAAGCTGATCATTTTAGCTTTCTTCCTTATAGAAAACCCTTTGATGATCAGGTATGTATAGCAAAATTTTCACTTCATTAGCATATTAAGCTATTATTTAAGATAATATATACTTACAAAGTGTACATTTTCAAATGAAATCATTCATCATgtcatttacattttttttttgcatccaATGATTCATCACCACCAGCATTTTGTGATACTGTATTGTAATTCTCCCTCTGAATTTCTTATAATTCTTAAGTCAATTTTTATGTCTCTTAATTATAATCTATGGACATTACCagcacattttaaaattaatctaCAAATATAACAATGCATTTTCCTTCTATATATAACATTACATGCTGACCATGTTTCTTTTGTCTGTCCATAATGTGACAAACTAATGAAGCATGAATGAGAGGTCTCAGACCTGTAATGATAATTATTAAaaccaaattaaaataaacagaTTTTAATTTAGATGATTAATATATTTCAGGCTGGAAATATTGGAGAGACTTCAATAGGAAGGGAGGCACAAAGTGGCACATGCGAAGCGCGTGACATGATTCACATGAGCCATGAGCATCATCAAATCTCAACAGCATCAGCAGCTACAGCATATCACGTCAGCAGGCCTTTAGATTCCATTTCTGCCATTATATCACCTCCACCAGTAATGCATCACACTTCCAGCATTATTCTTGATCAAGATAACTGCTTCCATGTTCCAACGATCATGCTCCCGAATGAAAATTTCCAGGTACACCTCTATATATGAACTTTGTATAAACACACGTacacaagtaaatatataaatcacgAATATCCAGCCTCGTTACATACTTTTTCTTTTTCGAATTCAATACTGTTAGATCAGCAGTAAAATCATTTGTCAAGAGAGAAGACATCATTTTCTAGATATGTAAGCTCTTGCgttaaaaataaacaaccgagTAAGAGGCACTTTTGAGTTTGATTTTCTTCGAAAACTGAAAATAACTATCTTGCTTTCATTTTCACATCTACCTTTTTCTGTTCTTATTATATACAACATCAGTATAAATGTCCAGTGGCTTGAGGTTAAACTAATAATTAATAAGAAAGATTAttcatttaaaagaaattaatcagTATATAACCTGTTTTATCGATCATATAACTTTGTTTGTATTTTGTACTCATCGGGAAGTGATCAGAAATTTGAAAGCCAGCTATATTGctaacaaataaataatcatattgtTGACTTTAAAAGTCCCTATCTTTTGCAGACAGTACATGATCATATACatgattatgtttttatttttgtcacAACTaagaattatttattatattctgtcagcagcagcagcagcaacaacaTCATAAACTAGGAGGAAGGTCTCCATCTGGATTAGAGGAACTCATTATGGGCTGCACCTCAACTGACATCAAAGAAGTAAGTATTAGAACTCTCCAACTTTTTGACCCTAAAATGCATGCTTTcttaaatgtgtgtgtgtgtctctcTGTGTAAACCACAACTACTTAGAGATCAAATCATGGAATGCGAAAAGGTATCACTTGCATTGTGGAAAATAAAGGTATGATTAGTAATGTATAAATTGAAGTAAATCGAATATATTGCAGCAATATTTGCAAAAATgtacatgaaaataaatttatataattaaatttaattgtttTCGTGAATTATACCCATTTTTGAGATAAAGGGAGTATTATTTTATGATAAGGAGAGATTTCGATATATGGCTAGCCAAACTATACTTAGAGGATTTATATgcgtttttctttttcttgttttccCGTTTTATCTCAATTTTTTTGGGTTAGATTGCTGTATCTTCTTTCCCAGCATTGCCTTTAATTAGTCACTATTAACTATCATAATGTCACCAGTTCTTACATTTTATTTTGACTTGCCAATTTTGAAGTTGAAACCGTGTCGGTTTTCTCTCTTTTAATTCCTATATCATCAATGTCTGtgtagtagtagtagtagtagtagtagtagtagtagtagtagtagtagtagtagtaataataataatagtaataataataataatttataaatgcaTGTAATATTGAATAGAATAGCCTAGAATATTAAAGGTACCTTAATTCTGTCTCAAGCTTATAACTAAGTTTCTTGAATCTTGACATTGGAATTTGGATTGCTAATTTTAAATTGGACTTTCATAATTATCACAAAACCCATAAAagccattaattaattaagtataatttcgaattttcaaggtcaaatatttaaattttcctAGCTAGTCTATATATTTCATTCAACAGAAAActttgcaaataaaaaaaaacataaatattatcaCATTTATACATGTAATTGATCTCTCATTTTATTTATCTTCTCCTTAAAcccttttcgtttttttttttttNNNNNNNNNNNNNNNNNNNNNNNNNNNNNNNNNNNNNNNNNNNNNNNNNNNNNNNNNNNNNNNNNNNNNNNNNNNNNNNNNNNNNNNNNNNNNNNNNNNNNNNNNNNNNNNNNNNNNNNNNNNNNNNNNNNNNNNNNNNNNNNNNNNNNNNNNNNNNNNNNNNNNNNNNNNNNNNNNNNNNNNNNNNNNNNNNNNNNNNNNNNNNNNNNNNNNNNNNNNNNNNNNNNNNNNNNNNNNNNNNNNNNNNNNNNNNNNNNNNNNNNNNNNNNNNNNNNNNNNNNNNNNNNNNNNNNNNNNNNNNNNNNNNNNNNNNNNNNNNNNNNNNNNNNNNNNNNNNNNNNNNNNNNNNNNNNNNNNNNNNNNNNNNNNNNNNNNNNNNNNNNNNNNNNNNNNNNNNNNNNNNNNNNNNNNNNNNNNNNNNNNNNNNNNNNNNNNNNNNNNNNNNNNNNNNNNNNNNNNNNNNNNNNNNNNNNNNNNNNNNNNNNNNNNNNNNNNNNNNNNNNNNNNNNNNNNNNNNNNNNNNNNNNNNNNNNNNNNNNNNNNNNNNNNNNNNNNNNNNNNNNNNNNNNNNNNNNNNNNNNNNNNNNNNNNNNNNNNNNNNNNNNNNNNNNNNNNNNNNNNNNNNNNNNNNNNNNNNNNNNNNNNNNNNNNNNNNNNNNNNNNNNNNNNNNNNNNNNNNNNNNNNNNNNNNNNNNNNNNNNNNNNNNNNNNNNNNNNNNNNNNNNNNNNNNNNNNNNNNNNNNNNNNNNNNNNNNNNNNNNNNNNNNNNNNNNNNNNNNNNNNNNNNNNNNNNNNNNNNNNNNNNNNNNNNNNNNNNNNNNNNNNNNNNNNNNNNNNNNNNNNNNNNNNNNNNNNNNNNNNNNNNNNNNNNNNNNNNNNNNNNNNNNNNNNNNNNNNNNNNNNNNNNNNNNNNNNNNNNNNNNNNNNNNNNNNNNNNNNNNNNNNNNNNNNNNNNNNNNNNNNNNNNNNNNNNNNNNNNNNNNNNNNNNNNNNNNNNNNNNNNNNNNNNNNNNNNNNNNNNNNNNNNNNNNNNNNNNNNNNNNNNNNNNNNNN from the Primulina huaijiensis isolate GDHJ02 unplaced genomic scaffold, ASM1229523v2 scaffold42965, whole genome shotgun sequence genome contains:
- the LOC140969888 gene encoding NAC domain-containing protein 75-like, whose protein sequence is VKFDPTDQELIEHLEAKVEGKESISHPLIDEFIPTIEGEDGICYTHPEKLPGVTRDGLSRHFFHRPSKAYTTGTRKRRKIQTECDLQGGETRWHKTGKTRPVMVNGKQKGCKKILVLYTNFGKNRKPEKTNWVMHQYHLGQHEEEREGELVVSKIFYQTQPRQCNWSSEKSSVNAVLGEGLSVEPNSQKESGSGRCSNKEMIPQRDEFSAAVVNVGAPIPCYSAIDHIQQLKADHFSFLPYRKPFDDQAGNIGETSIGREAQSGTCEARDMIHMSHEHHQISTASAATAYHVSRPLDSISAIISPPPVMHHTSSIILDQDNCFHVPTIMLPNENFQQQQQQQHHKLGGRSPSGLEELIMGCTSTDIKEVSIRTLQLFDPKMHAFLNVCVCLSV